Genomic window (Deinococcus cellulosilyticus NBRC 106333 = KACC 11606):
CTTCCGGGTGGGCTACCACCTGGTCGGGGATCAGGTCGAGTTTGACGAAACCGCTGAAGAGGCACGCAAAGCGTACTTGCCTGTGCCAAACGGAGAAAACATGAAGAGAATCCTCACTGCCCTGTCCGCCCTGACCCCTGCCCTGGCAATGGGCCAGACCACCTTTGCCACAGAGGACGATGCCCTGAAAGGCATTGCTGCCCTGTCCGGCTTCGCGACCAAAGTCCAGGATCTCACCGGGGCTCCAACCCTGGAAGCTGGGCTGGGTGTGCTGTCCGCATGGCAGCAGAGCCATGAACGTGTGGGTGCCCTCTCTGCCCAGGTGGAATCCCTGCAGGCTGCAGAGAAAGCCCGCATCATCCACCAGGCCATCCATGTGGATCACAAGTTGTCCCCTGCCCAAAAGGAATGGGCAGAGAAGCAAAGCATGGAAGCCCTCAGTGCTTTCCTGGCAACTGCTCCAAAGATCGTGGGTGGCAACCACACCGACGAAGTGCAGCCCCACGGCAACCTGACGGTGGAGCAATTCATGGCCCTCAGTGGCCTGGAGAAAGCCGCCATCTATCAGGAAAACCCCGACAAGTACACCGAACTCGTTGCCCTCAGCAAACAAAGGAAGGCGTAATCCATGGCTAAAACCACCAAAGCACAACTCTTCATCGCTCAAGTCCTGGCCGACACCCTGTCTGCCACTTTCGCAGGACGCAAAGCCCTGTATGGCACTGGAGCCGTGGTGACCAACCCAGGTCTGTCCAGTGAGACGCTGGGCGAGAAGGTGCAGGTCCCTTACTTCAATAGCCTGGGTGAGTTCGAGACCCTGGCAAACGATGGGGACGCCCTGACCCCCGCACAGATCACCAGTGCTGCTGATGAGAGCACCGTGCAGCATGCAGGTAAGGCATTCGAGGTGACCAACTGGGCTCAGATGGCTGCTGTGGGTGACCCTTACCAGGAAGCTGCCAATCAGATGGCTGAAGGGGCTTACCGCACTTTCGACAAAGCCCTGATCACCGCTGCTTCCACCACCAGTCTGAGCCTGGACATCACGGGTCGGGCCACCAAGACCTGGCACTGGGATGCCTACGTGGACGCCAAACTCAAGTGGGGCGATGAACAGGAAAACATTGAGCTGATCGTCTGCCACAGCAAAGTCTATGGTGACATGCTCAAAGAGAAGGATGCCGATGGCCGCCCCCTGCTGGTCGATCCCAGAGACGGGAAACTGCCCCGTTACGGTGGCATCCCCGTGATGGTCTCTGACCGTTGCACCGTGAACGCCGGAGCCCCTAACACCTATGAATCCCTGGTGCTCAAAAAAGGTGCTTTGGCCCTCTGGTACAACGATGGCATCGGAGTAGAGACCGACAAGGACATTCTGGTGAACAGCATCGTGGCCGCTGTGCACGTTTACTTCGTGGCCCACCTGTACCGCCGTTGTGCAGGCGGAACCAAGCAGGGTGTTGTGAAGGTCGTGACCCAGTAATGGGCATTGGCACCCTCAGGCGTCATCGACTCCTAGCAGCTGCAGTGGCACTGGCAGCTGCTGACTCCGGCAAGACCCCGCTGGTCCAGGTGCCACCCGCTCCCACTGGCCTGGTGCCCCAGGACAAGAAGCTGCCCAACAACTTCACTGCACGGGGCATCCTGGCTGCTGCAGGGATCGAAACCTACAAGCAACTGGTGGCTTTTGCCGATGACGATCTGGCCCAGCTCTCTGGGCTGGACCAGGAAAAGCTACAGAAAGTACGAGCCTCACGGGACAAGTGGAAGGAAGAAAACCCTTCTGAGCCTGCAGGAGAACCAGAACAGGAACCTTCTGGCCTGCAGGAAACCCCTGAGCCCCAGGAGACTGAGCCTGCCCAGACCCCTGAGCCCGAAACCCAGACCCAGCAGTAACCCCACCCGGAAGGAGGTGCCCTGTGTACGTGAATCTTGCTGACCTCACAACTTACATGCAACCTGACGTGCTGCTCAGCAAGATTGACGATGAGGGCACCGGGGAACTGGACCTCACCCCCAGCACCCAGCAGGCTCCGAACCCGCAGTATGACCGGGTGATGCAGGCTCTGGAAGGAGCCTCTGAAGAAGCTGACAGCTACCTGGCTGTGCGTTACCCCCTGCCCCTGTCCTCCACTCCAAAGTCCCTGAAAGAAAAGGTTCTGAACATCGCCGTGTACAAGGTCTGGTCCCGCAAAGGGATTGCACCTGACAGTGCCGATGAACTGATCCGCACCAACTACACGGACGCCATCAAGTGGCTGGAGAAGATCAGCAAAGGTGAAGTGCTTCTGACGAGCATCACCCTGCCCGAAGAGTCCCCACAGGGCTCCACAGGCATGAGCGTGGTCACCCGTGAACGGAGGGGATGGTAGTGCCCATTCAGGGACTCGATCACCTTCAGCGGGAACTGAGACGCCTCAGCACCGGGCAACTGGAGAAACCCAGCAAGGTCATCGCTGAAGGCATGGTGACCAGCACAAAGAAGCGGTTTGGGGACCAGGTGGACCCGGACGGGAAACCCTGGAAGCCCCTTTCTCCTGTGACCATCAAAGCCCGACTGGGTGGGTCGAAAGCCTACACCAAAAAGGGACAGCTCCGCAAAGCTGCAGCCAGACGGGTTGCCAAGATGAAGATCCTGATTGTCAGTGCCCAGTTGATGAACTCCATCCAGTGGCGTGTGCGTGGTGGAGAAATCGCGTGGGGAACCAACGTGAAATACGCCCGACTGCACAACTTCGGAAGTGGCCCAGAGCACAAGTCCAACGTGCCTGCACGTCCGTTCATGGGCATCAATCAGGCAGACCAAGTGCTCATTGAGAAAACCGTCACCCGCTTCCTGGAGGGAACGCTGTGAAGCACATCGAACTCACCCGGCAGCACCTGGTCAACGGGCTGGTTGCTGCAGGGATCAACAAGGCAAACATCCTGCTGCAAACCCCTCTGGGAGAAACCATGTCTGGCACCACCGGGGCAAGCATCAGCACCGTCCTGGCACCCTTGGAGTATGTGAACAAAGCCACCAGGGGCAGCATCACCCATGGGCGGAAGGTCCTCTGGCAGGCCACCGTGCAATTCAACCTGGAGATCTTCTGCCATCAAGGGCTGAAGGCCACAGAGGAATTGCTTTCCAACTTCCTGATCTGGCTGTCCAGCCACAAGCTGAATGACCCTGAGACGGGTGAACCCATCACCTTCCAGGACCCCATGCAGATCAGCTGGGTGGAAGCGGACGGGACCCTGCTGAAAGCCAACCGGGTGGGGTTGATCCTGACCACCACAGCAAGCATCTACAACGACACAGAACTGATCGACATCACCGTGATCCTGCAACGCCGGATCGCTGGAGGGAACCCCAATGAGTGAGAACAAACCCCAAACCGAAAGCATTGAGGTGATCGCTGATCGCCTGCAGACTCCCAAATGGCAACTGGATGGCCTGCTGCTCCGCAAAGGCTGGGCGTTCGGGCATCCGATCACTGAAGCCCAATTCAAGAAGGAACTGAAGGCGTGGCTGACTGGCCCCACGGTCCCTGCCCAGAAAGGTGAGAAATAATGCTTCCAGGCGTCACAGTGGTCAAGCAAGACGGTGGTCTGGGTACCCTTCCAGCCACCGCAGACGGCAAGCGGGGCATTGTTGGGGTCTGCACCAGCGGCACCCCCAACCAGATTTACATTCTGGTCGATCAGGGTGCTGTGCCCGGTGTGCTGGGTCGTGGCCCTCTGGCAGACGCGGTGATCACCCAGCTGAGAAAAGCAGGTGGTGTGGTTTACGCTGTGCCTGCAGCTGCCACCGTAAACGGCTCCATCACTCCAGCTGTGGGCAACCCTTCCAGTCCTGAAGTCACCCTGGGCACCACGTCCACCGAAGCCCTGCAGGTCCAGGTGAAGGTCACCAAATCCGGTGCTCTGGGTGCAGGACAGTTCCAGTACACCCTGGACGGTGGGGACACCTGGAGTCGCAGCTACACCCTGGCTGCCTCTTTCGCCATTCCCGGACGTGGCCTGACCATCACCTTTGCCGCAGGAAGCTACACCGTAGGAGCCACCTACAAGTTCACCGTGACTGCCCCAACTGCTTCCATTGGAGATCTCCAGGCTGCCGCTCAGGTGCTGGTGGATTCCCCTTATCTGATGGAGTTCATTCACTTCGCCCAGCCAGGGGACAACTCCCTCTGGGCTGTGGCTGCAGCTGTGGTGGAAGATGCCTTCAACAAGCACAAGTACACCCACTCCTTGTGTGAAGCCCCTGGCCCTGGCAGCAACGTAGACACCTGGGTCACCACCCTGGCCGGGTACCGCTCCAGCTTCACCAGCAAGGACGTGTCCGTGGTTGCACCCTGGGCGGAAGTCGTGGACCCCAGCGGCCTGCAGATCGAAAGAAACTCTGCCAACTGGTACATGGGAAGGCTCTGCAGCATCAACATTGCAGACAACCCTGCCCACGTCGGTAAGGGTTCCATCACTGGCCTCAGCGTGGTCAGCCCCTTCACCACAGGCACCTACGGCAAAGCCAGTTCCTACAACAACGGCCACGCCCTGGCCCTCGACGAACTCGGTTATGTCGCACTGATGAAGCACCAGGGCAGGAACGGACTGTTCTTCGTGGAAGGCCGCACGATGGCCGACCCGTCCAGCGACTACAGCACCATCATGAACGTCCGCGTCATGAACAAAGTCATGACCCTGCAGCACCAGATCTGGCTGGACCAGGTGCAGGGCAAAGTGAATCCCCTGAACATCGAAGAGTCCCTGGCCTACATGCTTGCCACCAGCAACGCTGCTTTCGAGCTGATGGCCGCACGGGAAGAACTGGTCAAAGCCACCATCATCATCCCTCCAGGACAGGACATCCTCTCCACCCGTCAAATCATCGTGGAATTCAGGGTGGTGCCGTTCGCCTACTCCAAAGAAATCGTGCTGAAGGTGGGCTACGAGAACCCGCTGCTGACCGGTCAGTCGGCCTGAGGTAAAACATGGGAATCAAGCTGAACGGAAAATACTACGACTGGGGCGACATCTCCATCCACCTGCTGCACGGCATCATGCTGGACGGCTCGGAGATCAACTACGGGGATGAGATGCCCGTGTCCAGAAGTCAGGGTGCAGGTCGCGGCACCCGTGGTTACGGTCAGGGGCAGTACACCTCTGCAGGGGACGTGAGCATGCGTCGCGTGGAGTACAACCGCCTGCTGGAGAAAGCCAGAGAAGCCGGAGGCTTCTACCTGATCAAACCGTTTCCCATCACCATCTCTTACCGGGATGAAGAAGGGAACATCAAGACCGACGAACTCACCTTCTGCAAGTTCAAGAAGCGTGACTTCAAAGCCGCTGAGAAAGACGAAAACATTGATGTGAAGGTGGAATTTGAAATTCTCGGCCAGATCATCAATGACGGCGTTCCTGCATTCTGAGCCCTCTTTGCACCCTTAAGGAGCACACACCATGAACAAAAACCGCACCATCACCATCCAGATCAGCGATGACACCAACGACACCGTACAACGCTTCCGCTTCCGTGAACCCACCACCCCGGTGGTCGGAGCCTACTTCTCTGGTGCAGGCAAGAACATGCCCAAAGCCAGCCTGCAGCTTTGTGCTGACACTATCCTGCCTGAAGACAAAGACGCCTGGAATGCCGCTGTGGAAGAGAAACCCGGCTACGCTGCTCAGGCTGCAGGCCGCATCCTGGAAGACCTCGGTTACGGGGTGGAAGCAAAAAAGGTGACGATGGAATAAGTGCCTTCGAGCAGCGGGTGGTGCTGATCCGCTACTGGCTCCGGCAAGAACCGTCAGATGACTGGGAAGCCTTTCACCAGCAGTTCCGGCAAGCAGAGTGGATGGAGAGCCGTTTCTATGGAGAGCTGACCACCCTGCTCTCCAACAAGATCACCAAAGCAATGGGTTAAAGGCAGGAGAGTCCTGCCTTTTTCCTGTTCAGGAGAGACATGAGTGCATTTAACCTACAAGTCCTGATCAATCTGGTGGATCGCCTCTCAGGTCCCCTGCAGGAACCCATCAGACGGCTGCAGGAACTGGAGAACCACGCTGAACGTGTGGACCGCAGCATGCGGATGATGCAGACCGGAGCTGGAGTGATGGGAGCCGGGGTGGGTCTGGCTGCCCCGCTGATCTTCAGTGCAAACGAAGCCATCAAACTTGAGGACAAAATGGCAGAGGTCCGCAAGGTTTTTGATGAGCTGGAAAGCCCGAAAGCCTTCCGGGAAATGACCAATGACATCCGCGAAATGTCCAACGTGATCCCCATGGTTGCCACCGACCTGGCAGAGATCGGGTCTTTTGCTGCAGCCTCGAAGCTGGAGCCGTCCCGAAAAGGCATCATGACCATGATCGAAGACAGTGCCAAGATGGGGGTTGCCTTCGACATGACTGCAGAAGAGGCAGGCAGTGCCCTGGCAGGCATGAGGAACATCTTCCAGC
Coding sequences:
- a CDS encoding phage protease, encoding MQRRTALSVIPVGNTPPTEIRMFAYGETDTNKGPFYLTPEGAQRIVSYWQEQGNDLSADYEHGMLQAIQNTGTAVPSAAAFRLEAREDGLYAVDIRWTEKAAGHIEAGEYRYFSPLFLFEPDTREITTFYNFALVNIPAIKNQSPLVALSMSISDLHSLIGSALRKQFTSRLSITEIFTDYVIFELWTQEDTWKTFRVGYHLVGDQVEFDETAEEARKAYLPVPNGENMKRILTALSALTPALAMGQTTFATEDDALKGIAALSGFATKVQDLTGAPTLEAGLGVLSAWQQSHERVGALSAQVESLQAAEKARIIHQAIHVDHKLSPAQKEWAEKQSMEALSAFLATAPKIVGGNHTDEVQPHGNLTVEQFMALSGLEKAAIYQENPDKYTELVALSKQRKA
- a CDS encoding phage major capsid protein; translation: MAKTTKAQLFIAQVLADTLSATFAGRKALYGTGAVVTNPGLSSETLGEKVQVPYFNSLGEFETLANDGDALTPAQITSAADESTVQHAGKAFEVTNWAQMAAVGDPYQEAANQMAEGAYRTFDKALITAASTTSLSLDITGRATKTWHWDAYVDAKLKWGDEQENIELIVCHSKVYGDMLKEKDADGRPLLVDPRDGKLPRYGGIPVMVSDRCTVNAGAPNTYESLVLKKGALALWYNDGIGVETDKDILVNSIVAAVHVYFVAHLYRRCAGGTKQGVVKVVTQ
- a CDS encoding gp436 family protein; this translates as MYVNLADLTTYMQPDVLLSKIDDEGTGELDLTPSTQQAPNPQYDRVMQALEGASEEADSYLAVRYPLPLSSTPKSLKEKVLNIAVYKVWSRKGIAPDSADELIRTNYTDAIKWLEKISKGEVLLTSITLPEESPQGSTGMSVVTRERRGW
- a CDS encoding phage virion morphogenesis protein; protein product: MVVPIQGLDHLQRELRRLSTGQLEKPSKVIAEGMVTSTKKRFGDQVDPDGKPWKPLSPVTIKARLGGSKAYTKKGQLRKAAARRVAKMKILIVSAQLMNSIQWRVRGGEIAWGTNVKYARLHNFGSGPEHKSNVPARPFMGINQADQVLIEKTVTRFLEGTL
- a CDS encoding DUF2586 family protein, coding for MLPGVTVVKQDGGLGTLPATADGKRGIVGVCTSGTPNQIYILVDQGAVPGVLGRGPLADAVITQLRKAGGVVYAVPAAATVNGSITPAVGNPSSPEVTLGTTSTEALQVQVKVTKSGALGAGQFQYTLDGGDTWSRSYTLAASFAIPGRGLTITFAAGSYTVGATYKFTVTAPTASIGDLQAAAQVLVDSPYLMEFIHFAQPGDNSLWAVAAAVVEDAFNKHKYTHSLCEAPGPGSNVDTWVTTLAGYRSSFTSKDVSVVAPWAEVVDPSGLQIERNSANWYMGRLCSINIADNPAHVGKGSITGLSVVSPFTTGTYGKASSYNNGHALALDELGYVALMKHQGRNGLFFVEGRTMADPSSDYSTIMNVRVMNKVMTLQHQIWLDQVQGKVNPLNIEESLAYMLATSNAAFELMAAREELVKATIIIPPGQDILSTRQIIVEFRVVPFAYSKEIVLKVGYENPLLTGQSA
- a CDS encoding DUF6848 family protein; this encodes MNKNRTITIQISDDTNDTVQRFRFREPTTPVVGAYFSGAGKNMPKASLQLCADTILPEDKDAWNAAVEEKPGYAAQAAGRILEDLGYGVEAKKVTME